In Luteolibacter sp. Y139, a genomic segment contains:
- a CDS encoding VC0807 family protein: MPDPKAKTPQEHPLANILINVLIPVLVLSYLSKDPELQRKLGKAVRPWHIGPMWAMIVALIPPLAYGIWHFVKTRKGNVFSALGFISVLLTGGLTLYLWNADGTVKPNAGLLFGIKEASIPLVLAFAILASHKSESPLIRVFLYNDTIFDVPKIEDRVAQLGAESGYQRLLLQATRFFACSFVLSAAMNLGLAQWFFRDFNATAGDALSTYNTIIGKLTGWSFAVIGLPVMGILFVILIRLMKGLRELTGMKDEELMMPR, translated from the coding sequence ATGCCCGACCCCAAGGCCAAGACGCCGCAGGAGCATCCGCTCGCGAACATCCTGATCAACGTGCTGATCCCGGTGCTGGTGCTCAGCTACCTGAGCAAGGATCCGGAGCTCCAGCGGAAGCTGGGGAAGGCGGTGCGGCCGTGGCACATCGGTCCGATGTGGGCGATGATCGTGGCGCTGATCCCGCCGCTGGCCTACGGCATCTGGCACTTCGTGAAGACGCGGAAGGGGAATGTCTTCTCGGCTCTGGGCTTCATCTCGGTGCTGCTGACGGGCGGGCTGACGCTGTATTTGTGGAATGCCGATGGGACGGTGAAGCCGAATGCGGGGCTGCTCTTTGGCATCAAGGAAGCATCGATCCCGCTGGTGCTGGCATTCGCCATTCTCGCCTCGCACAAATCGGAGAGTCCCTTGATCCGGGTCTTTCTCTATAATGACACCATCTTCGACGTTCCGAAGATCGAGGACCGGGTGGCGCAGCTCGGGGCGGAAAGCGGGTATCAGCGCCTGCTCTTGCAGGCGACGCGGTTCTTCGCGTGTTCCTTCGTTTTGAGCGCGGCGATGAATCTCGGGCTGGCGCAGTGGTTTTTCCGGGACTTCAACGCCACCGCGGGGGATGCCTTGTCCACCTATAATACGATCATCGGGAAGCTGACCGGCTGGAGTTTTGCGGTTATCGGCCTGCCGGTGATGGGGATTCTGTTCGTGATCCTGATCCGGTTGATGAAAGGGCTGAGGGAGCTGACGGGGATGAAAGATGAGGAGCTGATGATGCCGAGGTGA
- a CDS encoding peptide chain release factor 3 has translation MSVSHPSSIRRTLAIISHPDAGKTTLTEKFLLYGGAIDLAGSVTSRRDRRQTTSDWMELEKQRGISISSTVLQFQYGGFHVNLLDTPGHEDFSEDTYRVLTAVDAVIMVVDAGKGVEARTRKLFEICRLRGIPIFTFINKLDRPTRSPIDLVDEIENVLGIASHPMNWPLGDGPRFRGLIQRRDGQLNLFEKTKAGAYRAPVSVMGLTDPAVREHVDADLVDKAIEEMELLDIAGAPFDLERVLKGELTPVFFGSAANNFGIQLLLDGFLSMAPEPSGRKSGETMIEPEDKRFSGFVFKIQANMNPKHRDRMAFIRIVSGKFERDMQVWHGSAAKQIRLSNSQKLFAQEREIVDEAFAGDVVGLVGNQPFEIGDTLTVDNSIKFDEIPIFPPECFANIRGRSTATAKRFRAGMDQLVREGVIQLFETAGGSASLLGAIGPLQFEVLKYRLESEYGAEVIVEQCPWQVIRWLMKDDEPVTGAFPPTDDLPGGCALAKDSAGHWVVLAEAEWALRSFKRYHEQWDLAERLVK, from the coding sequence GTGTCCGTGTCCCATCCGTCATCCATCCGCCGCACGCTTGCCATCATCTCCCACCCGGACGCAGGCAAGACCACGCTCACGGAGAAATTCCTCCTCTACGGCGGCGCCATCGACCTCGCCGGCTCCGTCACCTCCCGCCGCGACCGCCGCCAGACCACCTCCGACTGGATGGAGCTGGAAAAGCAGCGCGGCATCTCGATTTCCTCCACCGTCCTCCAGTTCCAATACGGCGGCTTCCACGTGAACCTCCTCGATACCCCGGGTCACGAGGACTTCTCGGAAGACACCTACCGCGTGCTCACCGCCGTCGACGCCGTCATCATGGTGGTCGATGCCGGTAAGGGCGTCGAAGCCCGGACCCGCAAACTCTTCGAAATCTGCCGCCTCCGCGGCATCCCCATCTTCACCTTCATCAACAAGCTCGACCGCCCGACCCGCTCGCCGATCGACCTCGTGGATGAAATCGAAAACGTCCTCGGCATCGCCTCCCACCCGATGAATTGGCCCCTCGGCGATGGCCCGCGCTTCCGCGGCCTGATCCAGCGGCGGGATGGCCAGCTCAATCTCTTCGAGAAAACGAAAGCCGGTGCCTACCGCGCGCCCGTCTCCGTGATGGGCCTCACCGACCCCGCCGTGCGTGAGCACGTCGATGCCGACCTCGTCGACAAGGCGATCGAGGAAATGGAGCTGCTCGATATCGCCGGTGCCCCCTTCGATCTCGAGCGCGTGCTGAAGGGCGAGCTCACCCCCGTCTTCTTCGGCTCCGCCGCGAACAACTTCGGCATCCAGCTCCTGCTCGATGGCTTCCTCTCGATGGCCCCCGAGCCCTCCGGCCGCAAGTCCGGCGAAACGATGATCGAGCCGGAAGACAAGCGCTTCAGCGGCTTCGTCTTCAAGATCCAGGCGAACATGAACCCGAAGCACCGGGACCGCATGGCCTTCATCCGCATCGTCTCCGGCAAGTTCGAGCGGGACATGCAGGTCTGGCACGGCTCCGCCGCCAAGCAAATCCGCCTCTCGAATTCCCAGAAGCTCTTCGCCCAGGAACGCGAGATCGTCGATGAAGCCTTCGCCGGTGACGTCGTCGGCCTCGTCGGCAATCAGCCCTTCGAAATCGGCGACACCCTGACCGTCGACAACTCGATCAAGTTCGACGAGATCCCGATCTTCCCGCCCGAGTGCTTCGCCAATATCCGCGGCCGCAGCACCGCCACCGCCAAGCGCTTCCGCGCCGGCATGGACCAGCTCGTCCGCGAAGGCGTCATCCAGCTCTTCGAAACCGCCGGCGGCTCCGCCTCCCTGTTAGGCGCCATCGGCCCTCTCCAATTCGAAGTCCTCAAGTACCGCCTCGAATCCGAATACGGCGCCGAAGTCATCGTCGAGCAATGCCCATGGCAAGTCATCCGCTGGCTGATGAAGGATGATGAGCCCGTCACCGGCGCATTCCCTCCCACCGACGATCTCCCCGGCGGCTGCGCCCTCGCCAAGGACTCCGCCGGCCACTGGGTCGTCCTCGCCGAAGCCGAATGGGCCCTCCGCAGCTTCAAGCGCTACCACGAACAGTGGGACCTCGCCGAGCGTCTGGTGAAGTGA
- a CDS encoding Imm7 family immunity protein → MREPSRLLTRRLDHTFPYNIMLGFGWCHLQSSREPLRDASLDEVGDIDDEIDRTDVAMFAAFREWMGRQDDPYLVWTLLEQHNNHHGLLTFSLSRNHRSSLVWDMLSWIVKNAPGSYGLFYCHDDEDTMDRNSYDRHPPMDYDNVFRVHRIKNGKLEELADPFFGLVEGDLEPIHPYNRAES, encoded by the coding sequence TTGAGAGAACCTAGCCGCCTCCTTACACGGAGGCTCGATCACACGTTTCCTTATAACATCATGCTCGGCTTCGGTTGGTGCCATCTTCAATCTTCCCGCGAGCCTCTGCGGGACGCTTCCCTCGATGAAGTCGGCGATATCGACGACGAGATCGACCGGACGGATGTTGCAATGTTCGCTGCCTTCAGGGAATGGATGGGCAGGCAGGATGATCCATACCTCGTCTGGACACTTCTGGAACAGCACAACAATCACCACGGACTGCTGACCTTCAGCCTCTCCCGCAATCACCGCTCATCACTGGTGTGGGACATGCTGAGTTGGATCGTGAAGAATGCTCCCGGCAGCTACGGGCTCTTCTACTGCCACGACGACGAGGACACCATGGATCGGAATTCCTATGACCGGCATCCGCCGATGGACTACGACAACGTCTTTAGGGTACACCGGATCAAGAACGGCAAACTTGAAGAGCTGGCAGATCCATTCTTTGGCCTCGTCGAAGGAGACCTCGAACCAATTCATCCCTACAACCGCGCGGAGTCCTGA
- a CDS encoding Imm1 family immunity protein translates to MAEINTIEEIRERLRSPRPPFLELWATAPPDRSLCALISGDVGWLMFLRENGDAGFSTRNPDYSGSADEFIDYQLENGQHDQYPASWALPVSEVQRALEHFITHAEPAPWLTWHNDSGDGTVIGGRPDP, encoded by the coding sequence ATGGCGGAAATCAACACCATCGAAGAGATTCGGGAACGGCTTCGTTCCCCACGGCCACCATTCCTGGAACTATGGGCAACCGCACCTCCTGACCGATCGCTCTGTGCACTCATCAGCGGCGATGTGGGCTGGTTGATGTTCCTGCGAGAGAATGGAGACGCAGGGTTCAGCACTCGCAATCCTGACTACTCGGGCAGCGCGGATGAATTCATCGATTACCAACTCGAGAACGGGCAGCACGACCAATATCCCGCCTCTTGGGCGCTGCCAGTCTCCGAGGTCCAGCGGGCGCTGGAACATTTCATCACCCACGCCGAGCCCGCTCCGTGGCTGACCTGGCACAATGATTCCGGTGACGGCACCGTGATCGGCGGGAGACCCGACCCCTGA
- a CDS encoding class I SAM-dependent methyltransferase — protein sequence MQPSEIGQSYDSIARRWLEPHLESNGIRQHEHALKFRPDGGSALDVGSGCSGRFIRLLQSRGYFVEGLDVSAQMIAFAQQRNPDVTFHHADICEWSPPRQYDFITAWDSIWHVPLQHHEAVLQKLCGALSPGGIFIWTTGGLDEPSEKHDSAMGPPVYYSVLGIPKTLEVIADAGCICRHLEYDQYPEKHLTLIAQKT from the coding sequence ATGCAGCCTTCCGAAATCGGCCAAAGCTATGACTCCATCGCCCGCCGCTGGCTGGAGCCGCATCTTGAGTCGAACGGAATTCGCCAGCACGAGCACGCCCTCAAATTCCGCCCCGACGGCGGCTCGGCACTCGATGTCGGCTCAGGATGCAGCGGCCGCTTCATCCGCCTGCTGCAAAGTCGCGGCTACTTCGTGGAAGGCCTCGACGTCTCCGCACAAATGATTGCCTTTGCGCAGCAGCGGAATCCCGACGTCACCTTCCACCACGCCGACATCTGCGAGTGGTCGCCACCTCGACAGTACGACTTCATCACCGCGTGGGACAGCATCTGGCACGTGCCGCTCCAGCACCACGAGGCAGTCTTGCAAAAGCTCTGCGGAGCCTTGTCCCCCGGTGGCATCTTCATCTGGACGACAGGCGGACTGGATGAGCCGTCGGAGAAACACGACTCCGCGATGGGCCCGCCGGTCTACTACAGCGTCCTGGGCATTCCAAAGACACTCGAGGTCATCGCCGACGCCGGATGCATCTGCAGGCACCTGGAATACGACCAGTATCCCGAAAAGCATCTCACCCTCATCGCTCAAAAGACCTGA
- a CDS encoding sialate O-acetylesterase, with the protein MKTLLLSLLLFPITAHAAGIVLSSPSDYQVIQRQTAAQGELTVAGSLLETDGPVDVEIRLVHDGKAEEWSRLAGSVKGSAFLGKIQLPAGGWYRMEARATRDGQVLAEAVTEHFGIGEIFVVAGQSNSANHGEEKQNTSTGQVASFDGQRWLLASDPQPGASGTGGSFMPPLGDALATHFKVPIGFIACGIGATSVREWLPEGSVFPAPPTRTTRVEQRADAQWTSKGAAFTMLVRRMKQAGPQGFRAVLWHQGESDANQTDSKCTLSGDLYRQYLATIIRESRKQSGIEAPWFVAQASYHVPGDESSDDLRSGQAALWKEGIALEGPDTDTLKGDLREANGKGVHFSSKGLREHAALWERKITPWLEQNVK; encoded by the coding sequence ATGAAGACCCTCTTGCTCTCCCTGCTCCTGTTCCCGATCACCGCCCACGCGGCAGGCATCGTGCTGTCATCCCCCTCCGACTACCAAGTCATCCAGCGCCAGACCGCCGCTCAGGGTGAGCTGACCGTGGCCGGCAGCTTGTTGGAGACGGACGGCCCGGTAGACGTGGAAATACGGCTGGTTCACGATGGTAAGGCCGAGGAATGGAGCCGCCTTGCCGGATCCGTCAAAGGGTCCGCCTTCTTGGGAAAAATCCAGCTCCCTGCCGGTGGCTGGTATCGCATGGAAGCGCGCGCCACGCGCGATGGCCAGGTGCTGGCGGAAGCCGTCACGGAGCACTTCGGCATCGGCGAAATCTTCGTCGTCGCCGGCCAGTCGAACTCTGCGAATCACGGCGAGGAAAAGCAAAACACCAGCACTGGACAGGTAGCCTCCTTCGATGGCCAGCGCTGGCTGCTCGCCAGTGATCCCCAGCCCGGAGCCAGCGGCACCGGCGGCAGCTTCATGCCGCCTTTGGGCGACGCACTCGCCACCCATTTCAAGGTCCCCATCGGCTTCATCGCCTGTGGCATCGGCGCCACCAGTGTCCGCGAGTGGCTGCCGGAAGGCTCGGTTTTCCCCGCTCCACCAACCCGGACAACTCGGGTCGAGCAGCGCGCCGACGCCCAATGGACGAGCAAGGGCGCAGCCTTCACCATGCTAGTGCGCCGCATGAAGCAAGCCGGACCGCAGGGCTTCCGCGCCGTGCTCTGGCACCAGGGTGAAAGCGATGCGAACCAGACCGATTCCAAGTGCACGCTGTCCGGCGACCTCTACCGCCAATACCTTGCCACCATCATCCGCGAATCACGGAAACAAAGCGGCATCGAGGCACCATGGTTCGTCGCCCAAGCCAGCTACCACGTACCCGGCGATGAATCCTCGGATGACCTCCGCTCCGGCCAAGCAGCCCTGTGGAAGGAAGGCATCGCCCTCGAAGGACCCGACACCGACACCCTGAAAGGCGACCTCCGCGAAGCCAACGGCAAAGGAGTCCACTTCAGCAGCAAAGGACTCCGCGAACACGCCGCGCTGTGGGAGCGAAAGATCACCCCATGGCTGGAGCAGAACGTGAAGTAG
- a CDS encoding immunity 53 family protein codes for MDTLQELQRWYHSQCDGDWEHENLIQIRTLDNPGWRVVIDLMDTDLEERPYAGTAKELSEPEHDWIHCAVRDGKWEGAGGALMLDEILRTFLAWAAKK; via the coding sequence ATGGACACACTCCAGGAATTGCAAAGATGGTACCACTCTCAATGCGACGGCGACTGGGAACACGAAAACCTCATCCAGATTCGCACGCTGGACAATCCAGGCTGGAGAGTCGTCATCGATCTCATGGACACCGATCTGGAAGAGCGCCCGTATGCAGGGACCGCGAAGGAGCTCTCAGAACCGGAGCACGACTGGATTCATTGTGCCGTCCGGGATGGGAAATGGGAAGGAGCCGGCGGAGCACTTATGCTTGATGAGATTCTTCGCACCTTCTTGGCCTGGGCCGCAAAAAAGTAA
- a CDS encoding GNAT family N-acetyltransferase produces MSLPAPHLSIAPATDLSAPDCDLVRQWLREHNWSANPAFMELLQQPEHQARSLILLATADDRIVGGLFAETQLAWLRISIMSVDPESRSRGIGTALLAEAERQAITRGCRHAYADTMDYQAPRFYLAHGFTVAGEIPDWDSHGHNKLFLTKPLQ; encoded by the coding sequence ATGAGCCTCCCAGCGCCCCATCTGAGCATCGCGCCTGCGACCGACCTCTCGGCACCGGACTGCGACCTCGTCCGCCAGTGGCTGCGCGAGCACAACTGGTCCGCCAACCCGGCCTTCATGGAACTGCTTCAGCAGCCGGAGCACCAGGCACGCTCGCTCATCCTCCTCGCCACTGCCGATGACCGCATCGTAGGCGGCCTCTTTGCCGAGACCCAACTCGCATGGCTCCGCATCTCCATCATGTCCGTGGATCCTGAATCGCGTTCAAGAGGCATCGGCACGGCGCTGCTCGCCGAAGCGGAACGCCAAGCCATCACCCGCGGCTGCAGGCATGCCTATGCCGATACCATGGACTATCAGGCACCGCGCTTCTACCTGGCTCACGGCTTCACCGTGGCGGGAGAAATTCCCGACTGGGACTCGCACGGCCACAACAAGCTCTTCCTTACCAAGCCTCTCCAGTGA
- a CDS encoding class I SAM-dependent methyltransferase: MPFRLHANPPRMASTLPAKKVMNDPVRELYSERRYPDLSHPVTDISRLWVSARVAGLAQLAEPTNCRVLEFGCAAGQNLLPLAARYPKSDFTGLDFSDTAVRQARQLSYDAGLSNIRFETADLQHWRASHPCDFLIAHGVFSWVPDEVKTRVLDHCGQVLSESGVACISYNTLPGWSLRRDLVPLVKALANNPAAAGLGETVESVAASLADMAGANTAHAANVQAICRDMVKKGPTVLPFDDFAPICDAVYFAQFATWAAERGLRYLGEARLQDNLPDGVSPEAFDRLAPLAADPILLQQTLDLLSGRTHRNSLFCRADAPLEDNTTTAVVMHFAAGLGSIKLPPVESLAVSQFRELLEEVAPSCISVQELIRRTAERLGSSWDPARHGRELAGWIYQAARLGGIELRSEPLEIRRESLAAPQLSPLNLHFAAANRPVVDVRHFPCRFPDGHERLLAAMDGSQPADQLAERAREEFPQLDFPRWLAHLAERGIVT, from the coding sequence ATGCCCTTCCGCCTCCATGCGAATCCGCCGCGGATGGCCAGCACCCTCCCGGCAAAAAAAGTCATGAACGATCCGGTGCGCGAGCTGTATTCCGAACGTCGCTATCCGGACCTCAGTCATCCGGTGACGGACATTTCACGCCTGTGGGTCAGCGCCCGGGTGGCCGGGCTGGCGCAATTGGCGGAACCCACCAACTGCCGGGTCTTGGAGTTCGGCTGCGCCGCGGGGCAAAACCTGCTGCCGCTGGCCGCCCGCTATCCGAAGAGCGACTTCACCGGGCTGGACTTTTCCGACACCGCGGTCCGCCAAGCCCGCCAGCTTTCCTACGACGCCGGGCTTTCTAACATCCGCTTCGAAACCGCGGACCTCCAGCACTGGCGGGCATCGCACCCATGTGACTTCCTGATCGCCCACGGCGTGTTCTCTTGGGTGCCGGATGAGGTGAAAACCCGCGTGCTCGATCACTGCGGGCAGGTCCTTTCGGAAAGCGGCGTCGCCTGCATCTCCTACAATACCCTGCCCGGTTGGTCGCTGCGACGCGACCTGGTGCCGCTGGTCAAAGCGCTCGCCAACAATCCCGCCGCCGCCGGCCTCGGCGAAACCGTGGAATCCGTGGCCGCCTCCCTAGCCGACATGGCTGGCGCGAACACCGCCCACGCCGCAAACGTGCAGGCCATCTGCCGGGACATGGTGAAAAAGGGCCCGACGGTCCTCCCCTTTGATGACTTCGCCCCGATCTGCGACGCCGTCTATTTCGCCCAGTTCGCAACCTGGGCGGCGGAGCGCGGCCTCCGCTACCTCGGCGAGGCGCGCCTCCAGGACAATCTGCCGGACGGCGTCTCGCCGGAGGCGTTCGATCGACTCGCGCCCCTCGCTGCCGACCCCATCCTCCTCCAGCAGACGCTGGACCTTCTATCCGGCCGGACCCACCGCAATAGTCTCTTTTGCCGGGCCGATGCCCCGCTGGAAGACAACACCACCACCGCGGTAGTGATGCACTTCGCCGCCGGGCTGGGCTCAATCAAGCTCCCCCCTGTGGAAAGCCTCGCGGTCAGCCAATTCCGCGAGCTGCTTGAGGAAGTCGCCCCGTCCTGCATCTCCGTGCAGGAGCTGATCCGGCGGACCGCGGAGCGCTTGGGCAGCAGTTGGGACCCGGCCCGCCACGGCCGCGAACTGGCCGGCTGGATCTATCAGGCAGCACGCCTCGGCGGCATCGAATTGCGCTCGGAGCCGTTGGAAATCCGCCGGGAATCCCTCGCTGCCCCGCAGCTGTCCCCGCTGAACCTCCACTTCGCCGCCGCGAACCGCCCCGTAGTGGATGTCCGCCATTTCCCCTGCCGCTTTCCAGATGGCCATGAGCGCCTGCTGGCGGCGATGGACGGCTCCCAGCCAGCCGATCAACTGGCCGAGCGAGCTCGCGAAGAATTCCCCCAGCTGGATTTCCCTCGCTGGCTCGCCCACCTGGCCGAGCGCGGAATCGTCACCTGA
- a CDS encoding GbsR/MarR family transcriptional regulator — protein sequence MRPAREEEEVREFPTLGALEAQVIQVFVDGVKVLGLPRSIGEIYGLLFISPEPLSLDDLVERLGISKGSASQGLRALKGLGAVREIDLENSRRLHFQADTELKRLVGGFIREQVRPHLESGQSKVGRLLEVASDEPDAELQAFFKSRVTQLEYWMSKARFVLPILQKVLGE from the coding sequence GTGCGACCGGCCCGCGAAGAGGAAGAAGTCCGCGAATTTCCGACGCTCGGGGCGCTGGAAGCGCAGGTGATCCAGGTCTTCGTCGACGGCGTGAAGGTACTCGGCCTCCCCCGCTCCATCGGGGAAATCTACGGCCTCCTCTTCATCTCGCCGGAGCCCCTGTCGTTGGACGACCTCGTCGAGCGCCTAGGCATAAGCAAGGGCTCCGCCAGCCAAGGGCTGCGCGCGCTCAAAGGCCTCGGCGCCGTCCGCGAGATCGACTTGGAAAACTCTCGACGCCTTCATTTCCAAGCAGATACGGAGCTCAAGCGACTCGTCGGCGGCTTCATCCGCGAACAGGTCCGGCCCCATCTGGAAAGCGGGCAGTCGAAAGTCGGCCGCCTCCTTGAAGTCGCCTCGGATGAACCGGACGCGGAGCTCCAGGCCTTCTTCAAATCCCGGGTGACCCAGCTCGAATACTGGATGTCAAAGGCACGATTCGTCCTGCCCATCCTGCAAAAAGTCCTCGGCGAATGA
- the nusG gene encoding transcription termination/antitermination protein NusG produces MSELPPSERAWYCLKTQTKREAIAAAHLREIEGVEVFCPLLRYRKATRRGKIWWVEALFPGYILARFQLRTDERAVMYCAGVRGLVRFGDKVPEVPDDFVELLRQEVAKQGEKEVLTVGPRITEGEEVELAHGPLGGVKATVVEVLPARERVRVLLEFLGREQVVEVDLFSLLLPRKPLP; encoded by the coding sequence ATGAGCGAGCTCCCCCCCAGCGAGCGTGCCTGGTACTGCCTGAAAACGCAGACCAAACGGGAAGCCATCGCCGCCGCCCATCTCCGCGAGATTGAGGGCGTGGAGGTCTTTTGCCCCCTGCTGCGCTACCGCAAGGCGACCCGCCGCGGCAAAATCTGGTGGGTCGAGGCACTCTTCCCCGGCTACATTCTGGCCCGCTTTCAACTGCGCACCGACGAACGCGCGGTCATGTACTGCGCAGGCGTCCGCGGACTGGTCCGCTTCGGCGACAAGGTCCCGGAAGTGCCGGACGATTTCGTGGAGCTGCTCCGCCAGGAAGTGGCCAAGCAGGGGGAAAAGGAAGTCCTGACGGTCGGCCCCCGAATCACTGAGGGAGAAGAGGTTGAGCTCGCCCACGGCCCGCTCGGCGGGGTAAAAGCGACCGTCGTGGAAGTCCTCCCCGCCCGCGAACGCGTCCGGGTCCTGCTGGAATTCCTCGGCCGCGAGCAGGTGGTGGAGGTCGACCTTTTCTCGCTGCTCCTCCCCCGCAAACCCCTTCCATGA
- a CDS encoding UDP-glucuronic acid decarboxylase family protein, whose protein sequence is MTPIEDLKGKTAVVTGGAGFVPSHLVDRLLADGLRVVALDNFVTGHRRNIAHLEGNPNFTFIEQDVSQPYDVEGPVAFVFHMASPASPIDYVQIPIETLKAGSYASHNALDLALRKKATYLVASTSEVYGDPEIHPQPETYWGNVNSIGVRSCYDEAKRYAEAATMAYHRAHGLDTKIVRIFNTYGPRMRLDDGRVVPAFIGQALRGEPLTIFGDGTQTRSFCYVSDLVDGIWRLARSTTHEPVNCGNPHEMSMRQFAEAIAEVFGIELTVDPKPLPPDDPKVRKPDITRAKAVLGWEPVVPFDKGIRETIEYFRGQLQPA, encoded by the coding sequence ATGACTCCCATCGAAGATCTCAAAGGCAAGACCGCCGTGGTTACCGGCGGTGCCGGATTCGTCCCATCCCACCTCGTCGATCGCCTGCTGGCGGACGGCCTGCGGGTCGTGGCACTGGACAATTTCGTCACCGGCCACCGGCGCAACATCGCCCACCTCGAAGGGAATCCGAACTTCACCTTCATCGAGCAGGATGTTTCCCAGCCCTACGATGTCGAAGGCCCCGTCGCCTTCGTCTTCCACATGGCCTCCCCTGCGAGCCCGATCGATTACGTCCAGATCCCGATCGAGACCCTGAAGGCCGGCTCCTACGCCTCGCACAATGCCCTCGATCTCGCCCTGCGGAAAAAGGCGACCTACCTCGTCGCTTCCACCTCCGAGGTCTATGGTGACCCCGAGATCCACCCACAGCCGGAAACCTACTGGGGCAATGTGAACTCAATCGGCGTGCGCTCCTGCTACGATGAAGCAAAGCGCTACGCCGAGGCCGCCACGATGGCTTACCACCGCGCCCACGGCCTCGACACCAAGATCGTCCGCATCTTCAACACCTACGGCCCGCGCATGCGCCTCGACGACGGCCGCGTGGTCCCCGCCTTCATCGGCCAGGCCCTCCGCGGCGAGCCGCTCACCATCTTCGGCGATGGCACCCAGACCCGCTCCTTCTGCTACGTCTCCGACCTGGTAGACGGCATCTGGCGCCTCGCCCGCTCGACCACGCATGAGCCGGTCAACTGCGGCAACCCGCACGAAATGAGCATGCGCCAGTTCGCGGAAGCGATCGCGGAAGTCTTCGGCATCGAGCTGACGGTCGATCCCAAGCCGCTTCCTCCGGACGACCCGAAGGTGCGCAAGCCGGACATCACCCGCGCCAAGGCAGTCCTCGGCTGGGAGCCGGTCGTGCCCTTCGACAAGGGCATCCGCGAGACCATCGAGTACTTCCGCGGACAGCTTCAACCCGCGTGA
- the glf gene encoding UDP-galactopyranose mutase, giving the protein MSPDASVDFLIVGAGFSGLVAAERLSNAGFRCVVVDKRPHLGGNAYDRVDAAGVLVHDYGPHYFRTNSQRIVDYLGKFTEWQDADYKIKSYSEGRYWSFPINLHTFEEIVGHPATTEEFEAWIEEHRVPVDEPQNSEELILSKVGRELYRRFYEGYTLKQWQRHPRDLDASVCGRVPIRTNRDDRYLNEEFQALPKDGFTAMFGRMLDASPNVELHLGVDFNEACQRWRHRHLIFTGPVDEYFKRRYGALPYRSLSFEHESFTADQLKARELIAGKPGFWQPAVQVNYPDADVPYTRIVEIKHVTGQKIDASTIIREFPRNWTPEEEPFYPVPADDAKTAYRRYAELAAAEENVSFIGRLATYRYYNMDQVTGMALAEADRLIARYSPAPHA; this is encoded by the coding sequence TTGTCGCCTGACGCCAGCGTCGATTTCCTGATCGTCGGAGCCGGGTTCTCGGGTCTCGTCGCAGCGGAACGGTTATCCAATGCCGGATTCCGCTGCGTGGTGGTGGACAAGCGCCCGCACCTCGGCGGCAACGCCTACGATCGCGTCGATGCGGCGGGCGTGCTGGTCCACGATTACGGCCCGCATTACTTCCGCACGAATTCCCAGCGCATCGTCGACTACCTCGGCAAGTTCACCGAGTGGCAGGACGCGGACTATAAGATCAAGAGCTACTCGGAAGGCCGCTACTGGAGCTTCCCGATCAACCTCCACACCTTCGAGGAAATCGTCGGCCACCCGGCGACCACCGAGGAGTTCGAGGCCTGGATCGAGGAGCACCGCGTCCCGGTCGATGAGCCGCAGAACTCCGAGGAACTGATCCTCTCCAAGGTCGGCCGCGAACTCTACCGCCGCTTCTACGAGGGCTACACCCTCAAGCAGTGGCAGCGCCACCCGCGCGATCTGGACGCCAGCGTCTGCGGCCGGGTGCCGATCCGCACCAATCGCGACGACCGCTACCTCAACGAGGAATTCCAAGCGCTGCCGAAGGACGGCTTCACCGCGATGTTCGGGCGCATGCTCGATGCCTCGCCAAACGTCGAACTCCACCTCGGCGTCGATTTCAACGAAGCCTGCCAGCGCTGGCGCCACCGTCACCTGATCTTCACCGGCCCGGTGGATGAATACTTCAAGCGCCGCTACGGCGCACTTCCGTACCGCTCGCTGAGCTTTGAGCACGAAAGCTTCACCGCCGACCAGCTCAAGGCCCGCGAGCTCATCGCCGGAAAACCCGGCTTCTGGCAGCCCGCCGTGCAGGTGAACTACCCCGACGCGGACGTTCCCTACACCCGCATCGTCGAGATCAAGCACGTCACCGGGCAGAAAATCGACGCCTCCACGATCATCCGCGAATTCCCGCGGAACTGGACACCGGAGGAGGAGCCGTTCTACCCCGTGCCCGCGGACGACGCGAAGACCGCCTACCGCCGCTACGCCGAGCTGGCCGCCGCGGAGGAAAACGTTAGCTTCATCGGCCGCCTCGCCACTTACCGTTATTACAACATGGACCAGGTCACCGGCATGGCACTCGCCGAAGCCGATCGCCTGATCGCCCGCTACTCACCGGCTCCGCATGCTTGA